Genomic segment of Geminocystis herdmanii PCC 6308:
ATACAGAAAGTTGCCGTATTAAAACCGCCAAAACGTTGTACTGTACTGGTTCTTAATCTTATGTCATCGCCGACAAACCAAAATCTTTCATGAATGGTCATGGTTTCATACTCTGTAGTTAGTACAAGAGCATCTTCTTGATCTAAATAATACTCTCCAGCAACGGGTACAATTTCGGCATAACCTCTTTCTCTGAGTAGTTTACCTTGACGGGGATTTTCGGCGGTGGGAATGAGGGCAAAAACTGTCTCTCCTTTGTGATCTTCGTTCTCTTTATCCCATTGCATTGCTCCATCCCATGTAACATAAGAGCCACCAACAGATGTTTCGGGTGAGCAGGAGTGCATTTGACAAATTTCGGCTATTTTGGGATCATCTTTAGTTAAGGTTTCTACTTTGATTTGAGAGCCTCCTGTTTCTGCTCTTCTGAAAGGTAAATGATGAGTTGTACGTTGCGATCGCCATTGTCCTGCACTATGTTGAAAAAATGTTAAACCGTCCATATCTTGATCAAAAAAATTATATATTCAGAATATTATCTTATCATCGATCGCGCAGCTCCACCTTTGGCGATCGAGCTTTTTAAATCGAATTTTGAGGAGGAGAAAGTATTTAATTAAGAAGGATTAATGAGAAAAAAAATTAAACCGCTATAAAGTTGAAAAGTCTCATCCCAGAGGGTTTCTTCCCTACGAAAAAGATTGATGTGAGGGGTGATTTGTTTTAACATTTCTGGAAATTGGATTGCTCCTTCTGCAAATAAGGTAAAATCGGACCATAGTGGTTTATCAGGTATTTTTTCATTTAAAAAATTAGTTAAATATTCCCATTTTTCTTGAACAGTTTTGCCCTGTTTTGATATTTCTAAACCTCGATCGTGAAACGGCGCTGCGCGATCGAACTTGTAAAATTGATCACTAAATCGTAAAATTAAATTTTGAGACACTAAATGTAAATCATAGAATTTGCTATAGTCAAGGGTGGACTTTTTTTTCTGGGGTTTTCCCTTTGCATCAATATGTAAAGTTTCTTCAAAAATAGGGATTAAAGCATGAATTTTATGGTTAATTTCTGTC
This window contains:
- a CDS encoding phycobiliprotein lyase — encoded protein: MDGLTFFQHSAGQWRSQRTTHHLPFRRAETGGSQIKVETLTKDDPKIAEICQMHSCSPETSVGGSYVTWDGAMQWDKENEDHKGETVFALIPTAENPRQGKLLRERGYAEIVPVAGEYYLDQEDALVLTTEYETMTIHERFWFVGDDIRLRTSTVQRFGGFNTATFCIEVRETENNQSPTEDNPPSLLDTVSITGW